Part of the Chelmon rostratus isolate fCheRos1 chromosome 13, fCheRos1.pri, whole genome shotgun sequence genome is shown below.
GAATCAGAATAGCAGGTTCCTCCATTGGATTCAATATGAAAGAACAAGAGGTGGCCTCTTCCCGTCATCACTTagcacacaaaatgaaaaaccgACAGAGGGGCAACTCACCGAGGCTTTTTCTTTGACTTCGAACTCATCCTTCTCGGGTTGGATGctgcaaaagagagagaacaaactTAATTTCTTATCTGCGTCAAACTCAAACGAAATCAGTGTAGTCGTTGGCAATGATTGTGTTAACACAAAGCTGTGAGGCCTGAGCTTGGATAAACAACCTTTAGAACGgctgaatgtttgttttaatgttttagtttAAAAACCTACACAATCAGACTTAATGGATATTGAAGGTCTGActgctttattgtcattttacgATAAAAAGTGTTCCTGTGGCCCAACTTGCGGGTGCATGTTCAACTGCTTATTCCTCAGCGAAAACTTTCCTCAGGGGATATAAACAGGAAATTTCATCTGACTGCTCATTTTGTAAAGACtgcaaatgttttccatttattttggACTTGCTTTCACTTTAGGTCAGACTTTGCAGAGTTTATCCAAAAATATTTCATTGCAGATATTTCTTTTAAGTTTcaggattttttcttttttatatcattttaagAATGAAGGAAAATATTATACAGTAAATCTTATTGTTATTTTACCTGCTACAAATCACATCCACAAATGCAGATTCAAAGGTTCAAATCCATATTATTGGCATATTATCACATAGTGTTTGgtttttacacagtgtcccaacatTTTTTGGAACCACTGGCTCAGTTTACTCCACAGTCACcatgctaaaaaaacaaaaaacgaaaCCTGTCTTTCTTAGCCAAGTATTTTATCTTGTGTAAATAAATACTTTGCCCTTCCCCCAGTGCTTCTCTCCATCACAGCCAGATAGAAATGATTGGCGCTTCCTGAATGTATGATCACATGAGACAGGAGGTGGGTCAACTCACCCACTGGCTCATCTCAAGTCCCTCTCATTCACCCTAAGCATAATGTCCAGAGAAGTGGGGCTGGACCACCCACTTGGCTCTGCAGTAAGCACCACTTGTCCCTTTTTCTCAGTTTAAACTTGATGTTCCACATCCAGCCTTCCTCTGGACTATTACTACTGAAGTCTGAATTTGATGTTGCTGCCTCACCTGAGCCTCTCACACCAATTATTTAAGCAACTACTCTGACAATGTGATAATATCATTGCAGCCTGAAAAAAAAGCTCTTGCGCCAGCTTCCTGGCAGAAACTGATGCTGGCCACACCTCTGCATCTGTACTTTCGAGTACAGTAATGCCTCCCACTAAAAGGAGGAAATACAGATGAATAAGTGAGTGTAGGAACCAGTATGCAAAAGAATTAATCAATCAGTGCAAAGGTGCTTCATAAAATCTaagaaataatacaaaaagGAGAATTGGAGAAATTAAAACCAGAAACAAATGAacttttctttatcatttcaTGGATGAATTTCCACATTTCTTCAGCAGAAACTCTCCCtcacactgctgtcatttttgcATGTATTTCCCCCATATGCctcatttacacacactatAGACATACCTACACACTATGTTAAGTGACTGGGGGATGCTgataaataactaataataataatagtaattaaaACTAATAGTGATGCAGTAGTAAAGTCACATTACCTCAGTCATATCTGTGAAGAGTTGCTGTTCTGCTGTGTCCCAGCTTGGCACACAAACTAAGGATGTTACAACAGCTCCGGAGTTCATAAAGGCTTCTGATGTCCAGCCCTAAAAGCGCACGCTCTGTGTCAACTGTCCTCGTTTCTTTCGTTTTCCACCCAAGTGCCATTTTGAATGAAAACGAAACGTAAGGAGGTGCCAGTATTACAGCTGACTAAGGATTGTTTCTGGTGCTTTCTCCAGTGAAACGAAACTATTGTTAGTTAGAAGTTGTCATTTCCGTGGATGAGTATCTGCCCTTCAAATGGCCCATGCATAATGACAATGCAGAAGTCCAACCATAAAACCTCACTTTTATGCCATCATATCGTTGAATTATGTGAACCGTCATCTGCACACATCGCTCTGATAATGCAAGATCATTAAAACAACCCTTCACCGGGCGTGATTCGTGCTCAACTTAGtctaaatgtttttgtgtgcctgtgtgtttttgatcaTTGTTGCGTCTCCTCCGCGGCTCATCGCGCCGGTCAGTTCCTCCGCCGCTCGCTAGATGGTGCTGCAGCCTAAGTTCGAGCAGGAAAAAGACACCCGGCAGCTTCTCGAAGGGGAGCGCAGGAGACGAAAATGAGACCCAGCGATCGCTCCGTCGCTATCTGGACGCGTTATTGTGATATACAGGCTGACCGCGGTTATAAAATAATCTGAATACATGCACACTTTATTAGGAAGAATGAACACGGTATGTAAAATCTTTGTTTGTGCGCTTTTGCTGGCATCCACGTATAACCTCTTCATTGTTCAGCCTGAAGCAAGGCCTACTGTTCAGTCCAGCTGACTGGCTGCTAAGCTagtgtgttttcactggttCACTGCAGATTCGCATGCCGATTGTAGTCTCTGCTGGGCCAGTTCATCCACCTCCGTGATCAGATTATCTTTAACACAGTACGGCGTCAGTGATAACAAGATCATCCGTGATTTAGCCTTTATCTTAATAGTAATAAAGCTGATGACACGGACCTGGCaccactgtaaaacataaacattatGTGTGTATCACTTTCAGATGTGTCAAAGAATgaaaccccctcctctcccactgTGGTTGTAGACAGCACCATGCTGGATAAAGCCAGTGATAAAGGCCAGCAGACTGGGCGCTGCTCAGACTGTGGGTGCACTTTCAGCCTACCACAGCCTGACTCTGACCCAGAGTCAGCCAACACGTCAGCCtctcctgaccagcagcatgtGCACAAGGCAGACAGTCCTTCTAAATGTCCATCCTGCCAGGCGGGCAGCAGCCTCCCGAATGGTCGGCGTCCACACCGGCGCATCCGCCTGGAccctcacagctgcagcctgtgcaCCAAAACCTTCATCTCCTCCGCGCACCTGACCCTCCACCTCGCCTCTCACAACAAGGAGAGGAAGTTCAGATGCAGCACCTGTGGCAAGTACTTCCATCAGTCGTCCCACCTGATGGCGCACAAGATAATCCACAGCGGGGACAGGCCATTTAAATGCCCAGAGTGTGGCAAGACTTTCGGCCGCGCCTCACATCTCAAGACCCACCGCCGGCTCCACACAGGCGAGAAGCCCTTCAAGTGCACCTACTGCGACAAGTCGTTCACACAGAAGGCCGGGCTCCTGGCACATGTTCGTCTGCACACAGGGGAACGGCCATACAAGTGTGAGCAGTGTGGTGAGGGTTTTCGCTCTTTGTCACTCCTGCTCTCTCATAAGGCTGCAGAGGCTTCTGGGCAGGCCAAACCAGTGTCAGTACCAGCACTCAACCACCCCCAGAAGACACAAAGTAGCCCCGAGGATCTCAAGTGTGGCGTCTGCTGCCGCACCTTTGTACGATCGTCATACATCAGGCTGCACATCCGCCTCAACAAAGGACAGAGGCCTTATCACTGCAAAGTGTGCAACAAGACTTTTGTCAAGCTGGATACGTTTGTGAACCACTGTGATAAACACCTGAGGCAGAAAAGGGATAAAAGCAAGGAGGTGAAAGACAAAGTTGTTAAACCTCCCCTGTTTGTCCCACTCTCCAGCCCTCCTTCTCCTGAGTCCTCACCCACTCAGCCTTTATCCTCAGAGGTCAACACACGCTCCAGAGCAAAAGCAAAGAGTAAAACGGAGCCATGACTAAAAGGAGTTCGTCCACTGTCACGACACAGTTCTGCCACAGCACAGAAGAAcacatgcagagcagcagtgtggcGTTTAATGTCCTTTTCAAATCTCACCTGCCACCAGAAGAACAAACTAAAAGTTACGGTCTCATTTTAAATtaaggtgcacatattcaccattaactagttgcttgTTAGCATatatattagtagcatattgacTCTTTATTAGTCAAAATAAAGCACTTATTGAAGCCTTATTCTGTTGGTTAGGCTTAGGGTAATAACATTTAATAATTtccttactatcaataagcagtaatgaGGTTATTGACAGAAAACTCTGTTAATGGTCTTTTAACTGCATAAAGGAAGAGCTTTATAATGACATAAAAATCCATTATGCTTCtgatatgcatgctaataagaaaTTACTTAattgtgaatatgtgtaccttaatataaagtgttaacAAAATTCCATTTGCAAATTATCAGACATAGGGACAAAGTCCCAAAATACTGTTGTGTGATTTATATATTGTATCAACATGAGTTTACTAATTGTACagttatttaattaattttattgttgttgattATCTTTGTTAAGTTTGACAATGTTGTTTTTAAGGCATATTTTAGCTGTCAAAGCTAATAAACATTTGTAACTAACATTTCAGTGGCGTATATTGCTCAATCTAATCTTTGAATATGGGGAAAAGTATAGTACCGCTAACCATTATAAGTCATGGTTAATCTGTTGCTCTCTTAAAACCATACAAGCCTGCTGGCATGTGTAGCACTCATAGGAAGTACAaacaatgtaaatgaaatggCTATTGTAAAACAATATGCACATggagtaaaaataaacataaaagctTAATGTGGAGGACTGGACTCTTACTTTGTTGCACCTTGAGGCCACAAATATCTGTTAAAACTGTTTGTCATTTCAGTGATCTGTTGCTGAAACAACACTTATACAAAGACACTTTTTCCCCTTAGCCCAATGAGCATTCAAGTCAAAGTAACAGTAATGTCCACAGGTCATTCATAGCATGTTACTTCTTCTCTGGTTCGTGGTGTGCTGTATCACCTGGACCTGCAGTTATCAGGTTTAACACTATCAGACTACATGTCCAGCCTGCTGAGCTTCCTCTGGCCATGACTTTCACTGTAATATGACAGTCGACTTCCGTCcaggtcagcagcagctgacagctgaTGCCTCATGACCCTGTCACACTGTCTGAtgactgtttttctgtggaTGTCCACCGCTGATGGAGAATCTGTCACCTCCACATGGGGAAACTCTTTGTCCCAACCTATGGGCAGAACAAGCACAAAACAATAAGGACAAGTTAAAGGTGGAATTAGGACTCTTGGGAGGCTAATAAATGTCACATAGCATGAGAGTGATAAACGTAAccacaatgatataaaacatgataaaacaatATAGGTGGTATCAACACTTTATGAATATAGTCAGTGAATCCCTCAGATAAGGACAGCGTAAAGTGAGGTTTGCCTGGCAGTTGTCTGTGTCCTCTGCACTGCTGTTGATGTTCCACTGCAAGGTAACAGTCATGTGGCGTCTCCACACAGGGTTCCTGCGCAGGACCACGGTTCCACTGATGGAGTCTCCGGCATACACACTAACTGGCCTGTCTAACATGAAAAGGGTCTGCTTCCAGTGTGTCGGCCTGAGGAGAAAAGAGTCTTTTTAATATGCTGCTGTTAGTAATTAAACTGTTCTTTGAACTGCACAGCAGAGTCAGTGTTTCATGCGTTTTACTCAGAGTAAGGTCCGGTGTTCAGCTCCACGGTTGCGCCTCCTGTCTCCAGGCTCTTGAAATGAACAGTGAACCAGGCGGTGAATCCATGGAACACACCAGacttttcagcagaaaaatgaaactgaCCCTTCATTTCCTGGGAAATGAAACAGAGCAGTTCTAATAGTTACCAAGTCCACCTTGTATGGGATGGAGCAAtttataataatagtaatgaaaacaaagttTTTTTGTATAGCACATATCAAAACCAGTGTTAAAAAATGCTTGATatataaaatgcacataaaataacaataaaacacactataatgtatGAATCAACAGGCAGGCATAAGGAATATAAGGGGAATAAACCTAAAAAACATtgtatgattaaaaaaacataaataaaatgtaaaagtagGTGAATTAAAACAGTGTAACATGAACAATAAAGTACAGTGCATTGAGTCAAGGGCAAACTACAAacataattttaaaataataaccaAACTCACGCAGTACCTCCAGGTCTTTGACTTGCAGAGTGTACATGTCCAGGCTTATGACATCGCAGGGAGCGGTGAGGCAGTCATCGGGCTCAATGAGGTGGCTGAACTTGGGCTTGGTGAAGAACTCCTGCTGGGCCAAGGGCCTGCAGAGAGGACATGTTATTCAACACCATGAGGACTCAAGAGGGAAAAGGACAAATAGAATTTAAGCACACTTAATGTAAAATAAGGAAGAAACAGACAAGAACATAAACAATTACAGGGTTCTGTGAGTGTATGCCTCAGTAGTTTTAACCACATAGAGTAGTGATATAGTCTGTATTGGAATAGACAGACAGTGTTGGAAACCAGTGTACATTATGAAACTGTTCATGCATTTCACAAGTCacaactgtgtttactgttcaCAACTGGCTGCCAAAATATGGATTactacattacatttatttaactgaTGCTTTTACCCAAAGTGACTTAGAATAAGTGCATTCAACCATATGGATACCAATTATTATATGAGTATTACCTGTTAGAAGTGGATAAAATAAGAACAGTAGCCTCAAATTCAACGTAGTCTCACACTATTTGAAACTGTCAGAGCTGCCCTGACTCAATGATAACTGCCACATTTTGTTGTGCTACAACAAATATTCCTATTTTATAACTTTTAGTTGTCTTATGATCCGTGTTACTCTTCACTAatacagtttttctgtgtttgatacATATATGTTATCACAGCTTTGTGAAGACTCTCTACTGCACtacattatttgcatgtttttgtctgattcACCAGAAATTAAACATGCAACTTTCTGGTCTGTGTATCATAATGTTAATTCTTATATGCAAGACTTAACATTGTTTACCATCAGCAACTTGACTGAGCTGGTGAAGGCAAagagtgtgcacatgtgcttgAGTGTCCTGGTTATGATAAGCTTTTCATCCTAGTTATGTGATGGGGATGTAAACACCATATTCCCTGTCCCGAGTTCATTCTCAACTGCTGAGGTCACTCAGTCGGTACAGAAAGTGAAAATTATATGTAATGTTGTGACCCTGTTAGTTCTGAGCAAGCACAAAGAaactgaagagagacaggacaACTGAGAACAGCTGAGTAATGACCCTTACTGAAGAGGAGTGAAGTCCAGGCCATAGGGCTGCTCCCAGAAGGCCATTTTCTCTGCATAATAGCTGTCGGCCTGACACGGCACAAGGGTGAGGGCCGCAGACGAGGGCCACATCACGCCACCTTCCCGAAGCCAGCGGTCCCTGGCCAGCAGAACTGACTCAACCATGAACTCGAACTAgaccagaggaagaagagacagaaacatgatgtAGTTAATACAACCCCGAATGGAGCTgagagtggaggaggatgatgggatCCAATAAAGCTGTAATAATACTGAGGTAAAGATAAAACAACATCTTCATATAATaacttattatttttattattatttaaagtaTCAGCAGTGTCATTATTACCAGCAGGCAGTTCCCCATCCACTCGGACACCAGGATGTCCACCTGCTCTGGTAGCTCGATCTCCTCAGCTCGTCCCTGGAGCACCGTGACCACTTCCTCGCAGCCGTTCTGCTTCACCAGCTGTCTGGTGTACTCTGCCATGGAGCTCGCCTCCACAGCATACACCTACAATACCACAGACAAACACCAGCATGCTGCTTATACCATGCTGCAACCCTCCTTGTCCAGTAGATGGGAGCAGAAGTACACTAATGTTCAATACACAGGACATCTGTGAGTAAATTTCAATAGTTTGGTGTATTATACAGAGATTCTGTTCTTCTGACTCAATATATTTCTCTGGATGTTCTGGGAATCTTGTTATCACTTGAGATGCACTCAGAGCTTTGAACAGATTCTAACACTCTGAGGTAAGAATTAAGGTATGCACACTCATGTCATGTTATGCAAATGTGGTctaatttttaaaaacattttggtgTTTAACATTCTCACGTTTTAGATGACAGTTTTGCCAGATGGGACGACAAACTGTTGAAGGGAAACGCCACTGATTTTACACTTCAAAGTCAATTCAAAATCTGTTTgcataaagccttttgtggcaCCAGAGGGAGCTGCGCAAAGTCTGATAATTTGTCTGGAAAGTGTCAGCTGGGACTGAAGACTACAAGCTTGAAAATGGAGAGAAATCTGGGGTTGAGGAGTTAGAAACACCCTCACCTTACTCTTTCAGTTAAATTGTGGGTAGTGTAGCCATGAGGTTTTGACAAGGAACgaaaaaaagacaatgtgtgattctgctgcattgatttaaaacttaaaaaaaaaagaattgttgtgttttaatatcCTTATAATTAGCTCTTTATATGTAAAGAGGGAGTGCATCCTCCTCCATGGAGTCCGCtatgttgcaccgccatgtttcaACAGTTGCTGAGCTCTGAAGAGCACCTTTCATGTTATTCGTGGCCTTCTGAGGCAAGGGGTATTTAGTCGGTTCCAATCTGCAACCTCAacactaaatccttcacactggttCTTTAATATATGCctcaaaaatcaatgaataaacTTCAACAAGCCAACAGATGACTTGCTCAAATATAACATGGAGAATGGTAGGCAGcttgacctctctctctcataaaTGGAAATCCCTCAAAGGGGATTGTACCTGAACTGTTCTCCTATGAGGTATCAATCCCTCAACTGTCTGTACAGTGCATACAGCATTACCAGCAGCCAATGTGTTTGCGTTGACGAGCCTCAATGTTTGTGTAACTTCCCCATCAGCCATATCGTTGACATTACCACTGAGGGTTGTGCCAGCTGAGCGCAGAACAGGCTGATGATGCCAGTCCCACAGCCGAGGTCCATCATCACCTTATTCCTCAGAGAGGCACTGTTACTCAGGATAACCTGCCGATAAGCCTCAGTGCGGCTCTTGTCAGACAGCATCTCCAAGTGAAGCCTCTGTtttattacaaaaaagaaatgcagagtAGCATATTAGTGTAACATGTGACAAGCCATGACACATACAGCAGTCAAGACAATATTGATGGTTTGGCATGTTCTTGTATAGAGACCTCAAGCGCTAAATAAAGATGACATtatgaaataataacaaaaaagtAAAGCAACAATCACATAACTGTGTCCGGTTTGCTGTGATTGACAAAGACGGTGTGGTGAAAAGtggcattttgaaataaaatgtcagtgtgaaatcaaaacagacaattcattatatatttttctgtatttattcatatgaATATCTATTATAGTGAGTCTTAACTCTTCTGCTTTAAACTGTCTGCACGTGCAACTTGAAGATAACTAGGCTGTGACATGCAAAACATTATGACCCTTTAAACATCTGACCAGTGTTCCGTAACTGCCAAAGTATTCTTCATCTTGCCATGGGTCCTCCAGGGAggcgtcctcctcctcctcctcctcctcatgctgGCGCAGGTGACCGGCAGGGACATAACCTATGACCTCGTGCAGCTCTGCCCACCACCACTCTGATGAAGGCTTGGCGTGCACGAGCAGTCTGTCCCCGCAGCTGAAACTAAGCTGCGGGACAAAAACAGCACGGTTAGAACTGAACTAGCCGCCCGGCCTCTAACTTTCCGGTCAAAGCGTGTAGTTATTACGCCGCCAGACGTCTGTGTGAGTCTCTAACCTGGTCGCTGCCACTTCCAGTGAAATTAGACAGGGCAACGTACTCTTCAGGAGATGCATCATCCTcagcctctttctctgtctgcatgtctgacGGCGGCTGCTTCGACTCGCCTGCTGTTTAGTTTCCTGTAGGAACAAGTTCGTGAGAATACACGGTGTCTCTGTTAGTGAAGAAAAAGCTGTGTACTACACTGAAATGAgcggtaaaaaaaaacaaaacaccatcACCACACGCCAACTGAcgaacacttcctgttttgacGTCAAGTTAGCGTGCCTTCACGTGTTGTCGGAAATATGTGAAGCAGACGCTAGACATCAAGCGTACAGAGGTGCTGACAAGAGAAGCACCTCTGTTGAGAATGGAGCTCTTTACAAACATGACTCTGGATTATCTACATATGATTATGTTAGCATGCAAAAAACTTATGCCAGTGTACTGCATTTTGCATCGCGTATTagacatctttgtttttttaattcgTCATTTGTTTCGTCTTCATTATTTCATATCACATACTTTCTtaaacattttgtcatcagCCAATTGTATTTCTTAAGTGTCCTCTCTGTTACAACAACGTAACTTAAACCATATCttaaagcactgaaaataaTTGTGACTGGTAAAGTTGAGATTGGGGAATCTCGGAGGATCACCTAAAGGCAGCACTGCGCTCTGGCGTGCTTCTTTTCAAGATTTTCTGGTAGTTTCGTCTTCAAACAAGGAGATCCACTgatatttattttaagataaagGAGTACTGCTTTCTTCTTCATATTCAAATCCATACATCACTTATTATAAAGTAGATCAGTAATGGGGGGCAAACACcacaaatttgtatttattctctggacttttttccattttttatttcttggctgaacaccacaaatttttatttattctctggactttttccatttttgattttttggctgaacaccacaaatttttatttattctctggACTTTTTTTCCATTATAATATGATAATTTGACCTCTATGTGCCTAAAACAGTTATTGAagtgaaaccatgtgagaagttTACAGGGGAAATGTATCTTTGGTGGAACAGCTAACAACTAATCTATAACATGAAAAAGGGCTGTAAGAGGTCACGAGTCAAAAAGGATGGGCTTTAACAATGTATTATATTTGAAAAGATTGTGTCTTTTATGTAATAGACAAAGTAACTGGTAAGTATAGCAAATATACATAATTATGCCTAGATTTTGTGAATAAGCAAGGCATTTTAGCACTACCTTTTCTCATTTAGAACAAAGAAAGCATAAGAAAATTCAGGCATAATAAACTGtataaaaatattacaaaatgtttattttcataaaaaaatgaattcaataATGAGCAAATGATATCACAACACAACTCAAGCAGTTGAAGAGTTCACAACACCCATAGCagtcacattttacacatttctttCTTCACTTCATTAAATGAGGAGTGTTTACACTCTTTAATTCAGTCATCTGAGGTGCGTTTATGTGTTTGCAAGCTAGTCAACCTGACGACCAACATTACAGGTTTCTTTCCTGAAGCATGTCACACATCCTTGGTAAGAGGTTTCAGCTGTCTTTTGTCTTTGATTTGAGGAAGGGCTTATGCAGCACATCATAAAGTCGCCTTGCCTGCGAGCACAAAACATTACATGGTCATTTAAGTAATGTTCCATCTACTTTCTGTATATTCATATAATGCACATGTATTTTTACTCACTTTTTGGGGCCCAAGGCCTGGACAGAGAACCAAGTCTTCCTTAGAGGCACTGATGATTCCTTCTacagactgtaaaaaaaaaaaaaacatcatctcaGTATACTGACTAGATCATTCCTGCTGAGAACATcacaaaattaaattaagtaGGATGAAAGCTTAATTCAGAGTACAACATCAAAGCAACCTGTGGATATGTCTGAGGATGAATTTTCCCTGCGGTGGTACTCACAGAGAAAGTGGACAGCAAGGTAATGGCATCGGTCTTGTTTATAGATTTCACAGTGGTCATGCAATCTGTAACCTTCAAAACAAACCAATTCAATCAGCTCTATATTGTTCAGACTGAAAAGCACTGCAAGACTTTACCTAtggctgcatcacattcagtcATTTACATTATAATGTCTTCCTTATCTTTAAATTGGCAAaattatgaaattaaaaatagcAATGAACCTCAAAATCTTTAAATAGAAAAAGGTTATACCACAAACCTTTGACAGATAGTCTTTTTCAACTTGCTCCTTCAATATGTCTGCTGGTTTCTTTTCATATGACTTGTACGTTTCCAGGTAACGCCCTGCCTCCTCTGGACTGCAAAATCAACATGAAGGTGAAAATATTAGGaatgtttacttatttatttcaGAAGACATCAGCTACCCACTGCAAACCCAAAGGTTCATAACATAACAagttcaaaaaacacaaatatcacTTTTGAGGTGGCAAGGCCAGGATCATGTGCACAAAgagaagcaaacatttaaaccaGAAAGTACACtct
Proteins encoded:
- the LOC121615995 gene encoding zinc finger protein 678 codes for the protein MLDKASDKGQQTGRCSDCGCTFSLPQPDSDPESANTSASPDQQHVHKADSPSKCPSCQAGSSLPNGRRPHRRIRLDPHSCSLCTKTFISSAHLTLHLASHNKERKFRCSTCGKYFHQSSHLMAHKIIHSGDRPFKCPECGKTFGRASHLKTHRRLHTGEKPFKCTYCDKSFTQKAGLLAHVRLHTGERPYKCEQCGEGFRSLSLLLSHKAAEASGQAKPVSVPALNHPQKTQSSPEDLKCGVCCRTFVRSSYIRLHIRLNKGQRPYHCKVCNKTFVKLDTFVNHCDKHLRQKRDKSKEVKDKVVKPPLFVPLSSPPSPESSPTQPLSSEVNTRSRAKAKSKTEP
- the prmt2 gene encoding protein arginine N-methyltransferase 2, which encodes MQTEKEAEDDASPEEYVALSNFTGSGSDQLSFSCGDRLLVHAKPSSEWWWAELHEVIGYVPAGHLRQHEEEEEEEDASLEDPWQDEEYFGSYGTLRLHLEMLSDKSRTEAYRQVILSNSASLRNKVMMDLGCGTGIISLFCAQLAQPSVVYAVEASSMAEYTRQLVKQNGCEEVVTVLQGRAEEIELPEQVDILVSEWMGNCLLFEFMVESVLLARDRWLREGGVMWPSSAALTLVPCQADSYYAEKMAFWEQPYGLDFTPLQPLAQQEFFTKPKFSHLIEPDDCLTAPCDVISLDMYTLQVKDLEEMKGQFHFSAEKSGVFHGFTAWFTVHFKSLETGGATVELNTGPYSEPTHWKQTLFMLDRPVSVYAGDSISGTVVLRRNPVWRRHMTVTLQWNINSSAEDTDNCQVGTKSFPMWR